A genomic region of Mycobacterium senriense contains the following coding sequences:
- a CDS encoding NAD(P)H-binding protein, producing MRALVTGATGYVGSRLVTALVADQHQVVAATRNPARLKRFGWFDDVTPVKLDASEPASLASAFASCGPVDVAYYLVHAIGQPGFRDADKTAAENFAAAARDAGVQRIVYLGGFVPAEQDLSEHLTSRAEVAHALTIPDGPELVWLGAAIIIGAGSTSFEMMRYVGDRFPLIPIPCWMDNPIDPISIRDVLHYLVAAADRDLVPAGAYDIAGPDTTTYRALLKAYARVSGRWHTGLPVGRVDTSLASLITGVALPVPPGLAGDLVESLDHPMVASASGLRDRVPDPPGGLLGIDESLALALAGRSTQRPRPVNALADPHDLANTDPTWAGGDALRIRRLARRVTPSIVRPTLGLVNKVPGPVAGAVRTGLDILIALTPKVRPA from the coding sequence ATGCGGGCTCTGGTCACCGGTGCCACCGGTTACGTAGGATCGCGCCTGGTCACCGCGCTGGTGGCCGATCAGCACCAGGTGGTGGCTGCGACTCGAAACCCGGCGCGCCTCAAGCGTTTCGGCTGGTTCGACGACGTCACGCCGGTCAAATTGGATGCCTCCGAGCCGGCGTCGCTCGCCTCCGCCTTCGCCAGTTGCGGGCCCGTTGACGTGGCGTATTACCTGGTGCACGCGATCGGCCAGCCCGGTTTTCGCGACGCAGACAAGACCGCGGCGGAAAACTTCGCGGCCGCGGCCCGCGACGCCGGGGTGCAACGCATCGTCTACCTGGGTGGGTTCGTGCCCGCCGAACAAGACCTGTCCGAGCACCTGACCAGCCGGGCCGAAGTGGCCCACGCGCTGACCATCCCGGACGGCCCCGAGCTGGTGTGGCTGGGCGCGGCGATCATCATCGGCGCCGGCTCGACGTCGTTCGAGATGATGCGCTACGTCGGCGACCGTTTCCCGCTGATCCCAATCCCGTGCTGGATGGACAATCCCATCGACCCGATCTCCATCCGCGATGTCCTGCACTATCTCGTCGCCGCGGCCGACCGCGACCTGGTGCCCGCCGGGGCGTACGACATTGCCGGCCCGGACACCACGACCTACCGGGCCCTGCTCAAGGCGTATGCGCGGGTCTCCGGCCGCTGGCACACCGGCCTGCCGGTGGGCAGGGTCGACACCTCGCTGGCCTCCCTGATCACCGGCGTCGCGCTGCCGGTGCCGCCGGGGCTGGCGGGCGATCTGGTCGAATCGCTGGACCACCCGATGGTGGCATCGGCCAGCGGCCTGCGCGATCGGGTTCCCGACCCGCCCGGCGGCCTGCTCGGCATCGACGAGTCCCTGGCCCTGGCCTTGGCGGGCCGGTCCACGCAGCGGCCGCGTCCCGTCAACGCCCTGGCCGATCCGCACGATCTCGCCAACACCGATCCCACCTGGGCCGGCGGCGACGCGCTGCGCATCCGCCGACTCGCCCGGCGGGTCACCCCCTCCATCGTGCGGCCGACCCTGGGGCTGGTGAACAAGGTCCCCGGTCCGGTGGCCGGGGCGGTGCGCACCGGCCTCGACATCCTGATCGCCCTGACCCCGAAGGTGCGTCCAGCATGA
- a CDS encoding thiolase family protein, with product MAEAVIVEAVRSPIGKRNGGLSGVHPADLSAQVLNGLVDKAGVDPGLVDDVIWGCVMQAGEQALDIGRTALLTAGWPETVPGVTVDRQCGSSQQSIHFAAAGVIAGHYDVVVAGGVESMSRTPMGASLANGGRPYPQAFLDRYEGQIPNQGIGAEMIAEQWGFDRTALDQFSLDSHEKAAAAQDAGAFDDQIVGIKDSDGNVVLKDEGIRRGTPMEKMASLKPAFKEDGVIHAGNSSQISDGSAAILFMSAEKAKELGLKPIAKVHTATLAGADPVIMLTAPIPATQKALKRSGLSIGDIGAYEVNEAFAPVPLAWLKDIGADGKKLNPNGGAIALGHPLGGSGARIMTTLLYHMRDKGIQYGLQTMCEGGGQANATIVELL from the coding sequence ATGGCTGAAGCCGTCATCGTCGAGGCAGTGCGTTCACCGATCGGCAAGCGCAACGGCGGATTGTCCGGGGTGCACCCCGCGGATCTGTCCGCACAGGTGCTCAACGGCCTGGTCGACAAGGCCGGCGTCGACCCGGGCCTGGTCGACGACGTCATCTGGGGCTGCGTCATGCAGGCCGGGGAGCAGGCCCTCGACATCGGCCGCACCGCACTGCTGACCGCCGGCTGGCCCGAGACCGTCCCGGGCGTGACCGTGGACCGCCAGTGCGGATCCAGCCAGCAGTCCATCCACTTCGCCGCCGCCGGCGTCATCGCCGGGCACTACGACGTCGTCGTCGCCGGTGGTGTCGAGTCGATGTCGCGTACCCCGATGGGCGCATCGCTGGCCAACGGCGGGCGTCCGTACCCGCAGGCCTTCCTGGACCGCTACGAAGGCCAAATCCCCAACCAGGGCATCGGCGCGGAGATGATCGCCGAGCAGTGGGGGTTCGACCGCACCGCGCTCGACCAGTTCTCCCTCGACTCGCACGAAAAGGCCGCTGCCGCACAGGATGCCGGCGCCTTCGATGACCAGATCGTGGGCATCAAAGACTCCGACGGCAACGTGGTGCTCAAGGACGAAGGCATCCGCCGCGGGACGCCGATGGAGAAGATGGCCTCGCTGAAGCCTGCCTTCAAGGAGGACGGCGTGATTCACGCCGGCAACTCGTCGCAGATCTCCGACGGCTCGGCGGCGATCCTGTTCATGTCCGCCGAGAAGGCCAAGGAACTCGGGCTCAAGCCGATCGCCAAGGTGCACACCGCGACCCTGGCCGGCGCGGACCCGGTGATCATGCTGACCGCGCCCATCCCGGCGACCCAGAAGGCGCTGAAGCGCTCCGGGCTGTCCATCGGCGACATCGGCGCCTACGAGGTGAACGAGGCGTTCGCGCCGGTTCCGCTGGCCTGGCTCAAGGACATCGGCGCCGACGGGAAGAAGCTCAACCCCAACGGCGGTGCCATCGCGCTGGGCCACCCGCTGGGTGGATCCGGTGCCCGGATCATGACCACCCTGCTGTATCACATGCGGGACAAGGGAATTCAGTACGGTCTGCAGACCATGTGCGAGGGTGGCGGCCAGGCCAACGCCACCATCGTGGAACTGTTGTGA
- a CDS encoding CPBP family intramembrane glutamic endopeptidase, giving the protein MTQSTSPYNTGVLTEFRRAITNVAVPHNESPGVVRRRRVIVAITVVVGAGVLGFSLRRHPGDASFYWLTLVLAAVWTVGALISGPLHLGGICWRGRNQRPVLTGTGVGLLVGGAFVVGGLIVRQITPVAELITRVLLYAHHGWYPVIVAITLINGVAEEVFFRGALYTALGRYHPVVISTVLYTCATLASGNPMLGFAAIILGTVCAFERRATGGVLAPMLTHLVWGLIMVLVLPPMFGV; this is encoded by the coding sequence ATGACCCAGTCGACGAGTCCGTATAACACCGGCGTCCTCACGGAGTTTCGCCGTGCCATCACCAATGTGGCTGTGCCCCATAATGAATCGCCCGGCGTAGTGCGGCGTCGACGGGTCATCGTGGCCATCACGGTGGTCGTCGGGGCCGGGGTGCTCGGGTTCTCGTTGCGCCGCCATCCGGGGGATGCAAGCTTCTACTGGCTAACGCTGGTGCTGGCGGCCGTGTGGACCGTGGGAGCGCTGATCTCCGGTCCGCTGCACCTCGGCGGCATCTGCTGGCGGGGCCGTAACCAGCGACCGGTCCTCACCGGCACCGGCGTCGGCCTGCTGGTCGGTGGCGCGTTCGTCGTGGGCGGCCTGATCGTCCGGCAGATCACGCCCGTGGCGGAGTTGATCACCCGGGTGCTGCTCTACGCGCACCACGGGTGGTATCCGGTGATCGTGGCGATCACGCTGATCAACGGCGTCGCCGAGGAAGTGTTCTTTCGCGGCGCGCTCTACACCGCCCTGGGCCGCTATCACCCCGTCGTCATCTCGACCGTCCTCTATACGTGCGCGACGCTGGCCAGCGGCAACCCGATGCTCGGGTTCGCCGCGATCATTCTGGGAACGGTGTGCGCGTTCGAGCGCCGGGCCACCGGCGGTGTCCTGGCGCCGATGCTCACCCATTTGGTGTGGGGGCTGATCATGGTTCTCGTGCTGCCTCCGATGTTCGGCGTCTGA
- a CDS encoding NAD(P)/FAD-dependent oxidoreductase, with the protein MSDYDADLLIVGGGPGGLATALHARRLGLSVIVAEPRDGPIDKACGEGLMPGGLAELISLGVDPVGMPFHGIAYVSERRRAQARFRSGPGRGVRRTTLHAALAARAKEQDTDWIRTRVTSVEQDAYGVSAAGVRARWLVAADGLHSQVRRAVGITATAGTPRRYGVRWHYRVPAWSDFVEVYWSRWGEAYVTPVEPDLVGVAILSRGRPDPAWFPRLAGRLHGAAPGQHRGCGPLRQVVSRRVAGRVLLVGDAAGYEDALTGEGISLALKQSAAAVDAIVNETPASYEQAWHRITRDYRLLTRGLVLASTPRVVRRAVVPTCTLLPPLFDRGVNILAG; encoded by the coding sequence GTGAGCGACTACGACGCGGACCTGTTGATCGTCGGTGGCGGACCGGGCGGGCTGGCCACGGCGTTACACGCTCGACGCCTTGGACTTTCGGTGATCGTGGCCGAGCCGCGCGACGGCCCCATCGACAAGGCCTGTGGCGAGGGGTTGATGCCGGGCGGGCTGGCCGAACTGATCTCACTGGGCGTGGATCCGGTCGGCATGCCTTTTCACGGGATCGCCTACGTGAGTGAACGACGGCGGGCCCAGGCACGCTTTCGCAGCGGGCCGGGACGCGGCGTGCGGCGCACCACGTTGCATGCGGCGCTGGCCGCGCGGGCCAAAGAGCAAGACACCGACTGGATCCGCACGCGGGTGACCAGCGTCGAGCAAGACGCGTACGGCGTCTCGGCCGCCGGGGTGCGCGCGCGATGGTTGGTGGCCGCGGACGGACTGCATTCCCAGGTCCGGCGTGCCGTCGGAATCACGGCGACGGCGGGGACACCGCGGCGCTACGGCGTGCGGTGGCACTATCGGGTGCCGGCATGGTCGGATTTCGTCGAGGTGTATTGGTCCCGCTGGGGCGAGGCGTACGTGACGCCGGTCGAGCCGGATCTGGTCGGCGTGGCGATCCTGTCGCGCGGTCGGCCCGACCCGGCCTGGTTCCCGCGGCTGGCCGGCCGGCTGCACGGCGCAGCCCCGGGGCAGCACCGCGGCTGCGGCCCGCTGCGGCAGGTGGTTTCGCGCCGGGTCGCGGGGCGCGTGCTGCTGGTCGGCGACGCAGCCGGCTACGAGGACGCGCTCACCGGCGAGGGCATCAGCCTGGCGCTCAAACAGTCCGCCGCGGCCGTCGACGCCATCGTCAACGAGACGCCGGCGTCATACGAGCAGGCCTGGCACCGGATCACCCGCGATTACCGGCTGCTCACCCGCGGGCTGGTGCTGGCCAGCACGCCCCGGGTGGTGCGGCGCGCCGTCGTCCCGACGTGCACGCTGCTCCCCCCGCTGTTCGACCGCGGCGTCAACATCCTGGCCGGCTAG
- a CDS encoding type III polyketide synthase codes for MDHGGSREFAGSTGIALKDPTIAGVAVKFPPNRYTQSEAIQALTDIAGPDFQRFARSSGVEFRNTALRLPRYRELSGFTEANDAYLEVALDLGEQALVAALDEAKVKPSELDIVFSTTVTGVTVPTLEARLATRVGLRPDVKRVPLFGLGCVAGAAGVARMHDYLRAFPDQTAALLAVELCSLTVQRQDKSVANLVATSLFGDGAAAVITEGAHRAGREHPGPRVLATRSHIYPDTEEVMGWKIGGDGFRIVLSADVATIADKYLGDDVRDFLADHGLTPRDVATWVCHPGGPRVIETVENVLDLPADALDHTRKSLRENGNLSSVSVLDVLAANMADPPPTGSIGLMIAMGPAFCSELVLLAW; via the coding sequence ATGGACCATGGGGGAAGCCGTGAATTCGCCGGCTCGACGGGCATTGCGCTGAAAGATCCGACCATCGCCGGCGTCGCGGTGAAGTTTCCACCTAACCGCTATACCCAAAGCGAAGCCATTCAGGCACTGACCGACATCGCCGGCCCGGACTTTCAGCGCTTCGCACGCAGCAGCGGGGTTGAGTTCCGCAACACCGCGCTGCGGCTACCCCGCTACCGCGAGCTGAGCGGATTCACGGAGGCCAATGACGCCTATCTCGAGGTCGCGCTGGACCTGGGCGAGCAGGCGCTGGTGGCCGCGCTGGACGAGGCGAAGGTGAAGCCATCGGAGCTCGACATCGTGTTTTCCACGACGGTCACCGGCGTGACCGTTCCGACGCTGGAGGCGCGACTCGCGACGCGGGTCGGGCTGCGGCCGGACGTCAAACGCGTCCCGCTGTTCGGGCTCGGCTGTGTAGCCGGCGCGGCCGGCGTGGCCCGCATGCACGACTACCTGCGCGCCTTCCCCGACCAGACGGCCGCCCTGCTCGCGGTGGAACTGTGCTCGCTGACCGTTCAGCGCCAAGACAAGTCGGTCGCCAATCTCGTCGCCACCAGCCTTTTCGGCGACGGCGCGGCCGCGGTGATCACCGAGGGCGCCCACCGGGCGGGCCGGGAACACCCCGGCCCCCGGGTGCTGGCGACGCGCAGCCACATCTATCCCGACACCGAAGAGGTCATGGGCTGGAAGATCGGCGGCGACGGCTTCCGGATCGTGCTGTCCGCCGACGTCGCCACGATCGCCGACAAATACCTGGGCGATGACGTCCGCGACTTTCTCGCCGACCACGGGCTGACGCCGCGCGATGTGGCGACCTGGGTGTGCCACCCCGGCGGGCCCCGCGTGATCGAGACCGTCGAGAACGTCCTGGACCTTCCGGCGGACGCGCTCGATCACACGCGAAAATCGTTGCGAGAGAACGGAAATCTGTCGTCGGTCTCGGTGCTCGACGTGCTCGCGGCGAACATGGCCGATCCGCCGCCGACGGGATCGATCGGCCTGATGATCGCGATGGGCCCGGCGTTCTGTTCCGAGCTGGTACTGCTGGCCTGGTAG
- a CDS encoding cytochrome P450, with the protein MSEFESVDFFTDPALIPDPYPYFDHLRSRGPVMPRPDQGVLAITGHQEALAVYKDSAFSSCVSVAGPFSGLPFEPAGDDIGSLIEQHRSQIPMSEHIVTQDPPEHSRTRGLLSRLLTPKRLKENEDFMWRLADQQLDEFVSRGSCEFLDDYARPFSGLVIADLLGVPPEDHEEFRAVFSGKVVGDIGDDSVTRDHNPLEYLDEKFTTHITERRRQPREDVLTELATAKYPDGSTPDVIDVVRLATFLFAAGQETTTKLLSFGMRMIAENSELETLLREDRSKIPAFVEETLRMESPVKCHFRMARTSTSIGDTVIPAGSTVMLLPGASNRDARKFEEPNEFRVDRPNVREHVAFGRGSHSCPGAPLARAEGRISLNRILDRMSDFRILEAEHGPPDARRYSYEPTWQMRGLTELHVGFTPIR; encoded by the coding sequence TTGAGTGAGTTCGAATCGGTCGATTTCTTCACCGACCCTGCCCTGATCCCAGACCCGTACCCGTACTTCGACCATCTGCGCAGCCGTGGCCCGGTGATGCCCCGACCGGATCAGGGCGTCTTGGCGATCACCGGCCACCAGGAAGCGCTCGCCGTCTACAAAGATTCGGCGTTCTCCTCGTGTGTTTCGGTCGCCGGCCCGTTTTCCGGACTGCCGTTCGAGCCCGCGGGCGACGACATCGGCAGCTTGATCGAGCAACATCGCTCGCAGATCCCGATGAGCGAACACATCGTGACCCAAGATCCACCGGAGCACAGCCGGACAAGGGGTCTGCTCAGCCGCCTGCTCACGCCCAAGCGGCTCAAAGAAAATGAAGACTTCATGTGGCGACTCGCCGACCAGCAGCTCGACGAGTTCGTCTCCCGTGGCAGCTGTGAATTCCTCGACGACTATGCGCGGCCCTTCTCGGGACTGGTTATCGCCGATCTGCTGGGAGTCCCGCCCGAGGATCACGAGGAGTTCCGGGCGGTGTTCTCCGGCAAGGTGGTTGGCGATATCGGGGACGATTCGGTCACGCGTGACCACAATCCGCTGGAATACCTCGACGAGAAGTTCACCACCCATATCACCGAACGTCGCCGACAGCCGCGCGAGGATGTGCTCACCGAGCTGGCCACGGCGAAGTATCCGGACGGGTCGACTCCCGACGTCATCGATGTGGTGCGGCTCGCTACGTTTTTGTTTGCGGCCGGCCAGGAAACCACCACCAAGCTGCTCAGCTTCGGGATGCGAATGATCGCCGAAAATTCCGAGCTGGAAACGCTGCTCCGCGAAGACCGAAGCAAGATACCGGCTTTCGTCGAAGAGACGCTGCGCATGGAAAGCCCGGTCAAATGTCACTTCCGGATGGCGCGCACATCGACGTCCATCGGCGACACCGTCATCCCGGCCGGTAGCACGGTGATGCTGCTGCCCGGAGCGAGCAATCGGGACGCAAGAAAGTTCGAGGAGCCCAACGAATTTCGGGTGGACCGCCCGAATGTTCGTGAGCATGTGGCCTTCGGGCGGGGCAGTCATTCGTGTCCCGGTGCGCCGCTGGCCCGCGCGGAGGGGCGGATATCGCTGAACCGCATTCTGGACCGGATGTCGGACTTCAGGATTTTGGAGGCCGAACACGGACCGCCCGATGCCCGCCGCTACAGCTACGAACCCACCTGGCAGATGCGCGGCCTCACCGAGTTGCACGTCGGGTTCACGCCGATCCGGTGA
- a CDS encoding WS/DGAT/MGAT family O-acyltransferase, which produces MKRLNGMDAMLLYSETPNLHTHTLKVAIVDAADYDGEFSFDVFRRTLVRRLHRLDPLRYKLVDIPWRLHHPMWLENCEVDLDYHLRRVRVPAPGGRRELDEVIGQIAGIPLDRDRPLWEFHFAEGMADHKFAMIGKMHHALADGIASANLLARVMDLTGPVQDERDHDTTCATPSTAQLLRAAAEDYARQAATLPGVVADTLFGARRLRRRSRQRGKQPDLARVLHAPPTFINHKVSPARTFATATLSLAQVRQTGKKLGITINDMVMAIAAGALRELLLRYDGRADQPLVASVPATTGRLPHRISGNELGGMAVSLPTHIDDPLQRVRLTLTSTAIAKENNELFGPELYGRLISYLPGAAAPLAFRWLARRYTSNRLFNIPISNVMGPRERGRFAGVPVSEIYSAGPLITACGINITVWSYVDQLNISVIADDRTLRDTHELTDAMVGAFREIRTAAGFSDALTTLDSAMPPATLKP; this is translated from the coding sequence GTGAAGCGGCTCAACGGTATGGACGCGATGCTGTTGTACAGCGAGACTCCGAACCTGCACACCCATACCTTGAAGGTGGCAATCGTCGACGCCGCCGACTACGACGGCGAGTTCAGCTTCGATGTTTTTCGCCGCACGCTGGTTCGGCGATTGCATCGACTGGATCCGTTGCGCTACAAGCTCGTCGACATCCCGTGGCGATTGCATCATCCGATGTGGCTGGAGAATTGCGAGGTTGACCTCGATTATCATTTGCGGCGTGTTCGGGTGCCCGCCCCCGGTGGCCGCCGGGAGCTCGACGAGGTAATCGGGCAGATCGCCGGCATTCCGCTGGATCGCGACCGTCCGTTGTGGGAGTTCCACTTCGCCGAAGGCATGGCCGATCACAAATTCGCCATGATCGGCAAGATGCACCACGCCTTGGCCGATGGCATTGCGTCAGCCAATCTGCTGGCCAGAGTCATGGACCTGACCGGCCCGGTACAGGACGAACGCGACCACGACACGACGTGCGCTACGCCCTCGACGGCACAGCTGCTACGCGCCGCCGCCGAGGATTACGCGCGGCAGGCCGCCACGTTACCCGGGGTGGTGGCCGACACGCTTTTCGGGGCCCGACGACTTCGACGGCGCTCTCGTCAGCGCGGCAAGCAGCCAGATCTTGCCCGAGTGCTGCATGCACCGCCGACATTTATCAACCACAAAGTCTCTCCGGCAAGAACTTTCGCCACCGCGACACTGTCGCTGGCTCAGGTCAGACAGACCGGTAAAAAGCTGGGGATCACGATCAACGACATGGTGATGGCGATCGCCGCGGGCGCATTGCGGGAATTGCTATTGCGCTACGACGGCCGCGCGGACCAGCCCCTGGTCGCGTCGGTCCCGGCCACTACCGGCAGGTTGCCGCACCGAATCAGCGGCAACGAGCTCGGTGGCATGGCGGTGTCGTTGCCGACGCACATCGACGATCCGCTGCAGCGGGTGCGGCTGACGTTGACGAGTACCGCCATCGCGAAAGAAAACAACGAGCTGTTCGGTCCCGAGCTGTACGGCAGATTGATCAGCTACCTGCCGGGGGCTGCGGCCCCGCTGGCGTTCAGATGGCTGGCCCGGCGGTACACCAGCAACAGGCTGTTCAACATCCCCATCTCCAACGTGATGGGACCGCGTGAGCGTGGCCGTTTCGCCGGCGTCCCGGTCAGCGAAATCTATTCAGCCGGGCCGCTGATCACCGCCTGCGGCATTAACATCACCGTGTGGAGCTACGTCGATCAGCTCAACATTTCGGTGATCGCCGACGACCGCACCCTGCGCGACACCCATGAACTCACCGACGCCATGGTCGGCGCCTTCCGCGAAATCCGCACTGCGGCAGGCTTTTCTGATGCTCTTACCACGCTGGACAGCGCAATGCCGCCGGCCACGCTGAAGCCCTGA
- a CDS encoding lysophospholipid acyltransferase family protein, with product MSGHEIGKWDADFTRQLVDAARPIAKAWFRFEVRGLESLPPEGGALIVANHSGGMLTPDVLIFGAAFYAKFGYDRPVYTLSHDGMFAGPMAGLMTRLGVIRASTANAADALRSGGIVLVFPGGIYDAYRPTLAENVIDFNGRTGYIRSAIDAGVPIVPAVSIGGQEGQLFLTRGTCLAKRLGLSRWRSDILPITVGFPFGLSMIMPPNLPLPTKIVTEVLEPIDVVAQFGNTPQVDDVDAHVRSAMQTALDGLARKRRFPVLG from the coding sequence GTGAGCGGTCACGAGATCGGCAAGTGGGACGCCGACTTCACCAGGCAACTGGTGGATGCGGCCAGACCCATCGCAAAGGCCTGGTTCCGCTTCGAGGTGCGCGGGCTGGAATCGTTGCCACCAGAGGGTGGGGCGCTGATCGTCGCGAACCACTCCGGCGGCATGCTCACCCCAGACGTGCTGATCTTCGGCGCGGCCTTCTATGCCAAATTCGGCTATGACCGCCCGGTGTACACACTGAGCCACGACGGGATGTTCGCCGGGCCGATGGCAGGCCTGATGACCCGACTCGGGGTGATTCGCGCCAGCACCGCCAATGCCGCCGATGCACTTCGGTCGGGCGGGATCGTTCTGGTGTTCCCCGGCGGGATCTACGACGCCTACCGGCCGACGTTGGCGGAGAACGTCATTGATTTCAACGGCCGCACCGGGTATATCCGGTCAGCGATCGACGCCGGTGTGCCGATCGTGCCGGCGGTGTCGATCGGTGGGCAGGAAGGTCAGCTGTTCCTCACGCGTGGAACCTGCCTTGCCAAGCGTCTGGGCCTATCGCGGTGGCGGTCGGACATTCTGCCCATAACCGTGGGTTTTCCATTCGGGCTCAGCATGATCATGCCGCCCAATCTGCCGCTGCCGACCAAGATCGTCACCGAGGTTTTGGAACCGATCGACGTCGTCGCCCAGTTCGGCAACACGCCACAGGTCGACGATGTCGACGCGCACGTCCGTTCGGCGATGCAGACGGCCCTTGACGGGTTGGCGCGCAAGCGGCGCTTTCCCGTCCTGGGATAA
- a CDS encoding crotonase/enoyl-CoA hydratase family protein — MTQEPGALAERRGNVMVITINRPEARNAVNAAVSIGLGDALEEAQHDPEVRAVVVTGAGDKSFCAGADLKAIARRENLYHPDHPEWGFAGYVHHFIDKPTIAAVNGTAFGGGTELALASDLVVADERAQFGLPEVKRGLIAAAGGVFRIAEQLPRKVGMQLLLTGEPLSAAAACEWGLINEVVPHGSVLDAALALAARITVNAPLSVQASKRIAYGVDDGVVVGDEPGWERTVREMRVLLRSEDAKEGPLAFAEKREPVWKAR; from the coding sequence GTGACCCAGGAGCCGGGGGCCCTGGCCGAACGCCGGGGCAACGTGATGGTGATTACCATCAATCGGCCGGAAGCCCGCAACGCGGTGAACGCCGCCGTCAGCATCGGCCTCGGGGATGCGCTCGAAGAGGCGCAGCACGATCCCGAGGTGCGGGCGGTGGTGGTCACCGGCGCGGGCGACAAGTCGTTCTGCGCCGGGGCCGACCTCAAGGCGATCGCCCGGCGGGAGAACCTCTATCACCCCGATCACCCCGAGTGGGGCTTCGCCGGCTACGTCCATCACTTCATCGACAAGCCCACGATCGCCGCGGTCAACGGCACGGCGTTTGGCGGTGGCACCGAGCTGGCGCTGGCCAGCGACCTGGTGGTGGCCGACGAGCGCGCGCAGTTCGGCCTGCCCGAGGTCAAGCGCGGGCTGATCGCCGCTGCCGGTGGCGTGTTCCGCATCGCCGAGCAGCTGCCCCGCAAGGTGGGTATGCAGCTGCTGCTGACCGGCGAGCCGCTGAGCGCGGCGGCCGCCTGCGAGTGGGGCCTGATCAACGAGGTCGTCCCCCACGGCTCGGTGCTGGACGCCGCCCTGGCGCTGGCCGCGCGGATCACCGTCAACGCGCCGCTGTCGGTGCAGGCCAGCAAGCGGATCGCCTACGGTGTCGACGACGGGGTCGTCGTCGGTGACGAACCGGGTTGGGAACGGACGGTGCGCGAGATGCGGGTTCTGCTCAGGTCCGAGGACGCCAAGGAGGGTCCACTGGCGTTCGCCGAGAAGCGGGAGCCGGTCTGGAAGGCGCGCTAG
- a CDS encoding isoprenylcysteine carboxyl methyltransferase family protein encodes MYYLLVLAVGLERVAELVVSTRNARWSFTKGAKEFGRSHYPVMVIIHTGLLVGCLVEPWALHRPFIAWLGWPMLAVVVASQALRWWCITTLGRRWNTRVIVLPQAALVRQGPYRWLHHPNYVAVVAEGVALPLVHTAWLTAVVFTLANAALLRVRLRVENSALGYT; translated from the coding sequence ATGTATTACCTGCTGGTGCTGGCGGTCGGACTCGAGCGCGTCGCGGAGCTGGTGGTGTCCACCCGCAACGCACGTTGGTCGTTTACCAAGGGCGCCAAGGAGTTTGGCCGATCGCACTATCCGGTGATGGTGATCATTCACACCGGATTACTGGTCGGTTGCCTCGTCGAACCATGGGCACTGCACCGGCCGTTCATCGCATGGCTGGGCTGGCCGATGCTGGCGGTGGTGGTGGCCAGCCAGGCATTGCGGTGGTGGTGCATCACGACGCTGGGACGGCGATGGAACACCCGGGTGATCGTCCTGCCGCAGGCGGCCTTGGTGCGTCAGGGTCCCTACCGCTGGCTGCACCATCCGAACTATGTTGCAGTGGTGGCCGAGGGGGTGGCGTTGCCGCTGGTGCATACGGCGTGGCTGACCGCCGTCGTTTTCACGCTGGCCAACGCCGCGCTGCTCAGGGTGCGCCTGCGCGTGGAGAACTCGGCGTTGGGTTACACGTGA